The Ornithinimicrobium faecis genome includes a window with the following:
- a CDS encoding DUF4193 domain-containing protein, whose amino-acid sequence MATDYDAPRKSEDDINEDSLEELKARRADKSSSNVDVDETEHAEGFELPGADLSGEELSVRVLPRQADEFTCSRCFLVHHRSQLAKEVGGMPVCTECAA is encoded by the coding sequence ATGGCAACCGACTACGACGCACCTCGCAAGTCTGAGGACGACATCAATGAGGACTCTCTGGAGGAGCTGAAGGCTCGGCGGGCGGACAAGAGCTCCTCGAACGTGGACGTCGACGAGACGGAACACGCCGAGGGATTCGAGCTCCCGGGAGCAGACCTGTCGGGTGAGGAGCTGTCGGTCCGGGTGCTTCCGCGCCAGGCCGACGAGTTCACCTGCTCGCGCTGCTTCCTGGTGCACCACCGCAGCCAGCTCGCCAAAGAGGTCGGTGGCATGCCGGTCTGCACCGAGTGTGCGGCCTGA
- a CDS encoding ferrochelatase yields MSDPIAEPADPGQEGTDPTPTAEQGPTGESEAAAETLAELEEDAAEDGTGETEPYDAVVLVSFGGPEAPDEVMPFLRRVTRGRGIPDERLEEVAEHYLAFGGKSPINDQNRALLAALGEEFTRRGISTPLLWGNRNSEPFLTDTLRSAAGEGMTTFLAITTSAYSSYSSCRQYREDIAESIGELTEEGTPVRVDKIRQYWNHPGFASTNARLVSEAARQVRDRTGVVPHLVFVTHSIPDGMDDTSGPGDGEGNVYSVQHQALTQAITDEARATLGEDVVGELTYCSRSGPPTQPWLEPDVNDRLRELAAEGITQVVLAPIGFVSDHMEVIFDLDTEAQETAAEVGIEVLRVPTVGVDPQFVSGLVDLVVERAAQARDESPLRPAWPVAEPWPSVCAPGCCPNLRVAKPAACGAD; encoded by the coding sequence ATGAGTGACCCGATCGCCGAGCCCGCCGACCCCGGTCAGGAAGGCACCGACCCCACCCCGACCGCGGAACAGGGGCCGACCGGTGAGTCCGAGGCCGCAGCCGAGACGCTGGCCGAGCTCGAGGAGGATGCGGCCGAGGACGGCACCGGCGAGACCGAGCCCTATGACGCCGTCGTGCTCGTCAGCTTTGGCGGTCCCGAGGCCCCGGACGAGGTCATGCCCTTCCTGCGCCGGGTCACCCGCGGGCGTGGCATCCCGGACGAGCGACTCGAAGAGGTGGCCGAGCACTATCTGGCCTTCGGGGGCAAGAGCCCCATCAACGACCAGAACCGGGCGCTGCTGGCCGCGCTCGGCGAGGAGTTCACCCGCCGCGGGATCAGCACACCGCTGCTCTGGGGCAACCGCAACTCCGAGCCCTTCCTGACCGACACGCTCCGCAGTGCCGCCGGCGAGGGCATGACCACGTTCCTGGCGATCACCACGAGCGCCTACAGCTCCTACAGCTCCTGCCGGCAGTATCGCGAGGACATTGCCGAGTCGATCGGTGAGCTGACCGAGGAGGGCACGCCGGTGCGGGTCGACAAGATCCGGCAGTACTGGAACCACCCCGGCTTCGCCTCCACCAACGCCCGCCTGGTCTCCGAGGCCGCGCGCCAGGTCCGCGACCGCACGGGCGTCGTGCCGCACCTGGTCTTCGTCACTCACTCCATCCCCGACGGCATGGACGACACGTCCGGGCCGGGCGACGGCGAGGGCAATGTCTACAGCGTCCAGCACCAGGCACTGACCCAGGCGATCACTGACGAGGCCCGCGCGACCCTGGGGGAGGACGTGGTCGGTGAGCTGACCTACTGCTCCCGCTCCGGTCCGCCCACCCAGCCCTGGCTCGAGCCGGACGTCAACGACCGGCTGCGCGAGCTGGCCGCCGAGGGCATCACCCAGGTGGTGCTCGCCCCGATCGGCTTCGTGTCGGACCACATGGAGGTCATCTTCGATCTCGACACCGAGGCCCAGGAGACCGCGGCCGAGGTGGGGATCGAGGTGTTGAGGGTGCCGACCGTCGGCGTCGACCCGCAGTTCGTCTCCGGCCTGGTCGACCTGGTCGTGGAGCGCGCCGCCCAGGCCCGCGACGAGTCGCCGCTGCGCCCGGCCTGGCCCGTGGCCGAGCCGTGGCCCTCCGTGTGCGCCCCCGGCTGCTGCCCCAACCTGCGCGTCGCCAAACCAGCCGCCTGCGGCGCCGACTGA
- a CDS encoding DUF3159 domain-containing protein: MSEQPPESGQSAEPGQPAVSGQSTEPGQSTEPGAGQTPQPEHEVEAVETVEQVIRTRISEVLGGWYGSLETALPTVAFVVLWLIRDEVRPALLAAGGVAIILLGIRLYIGGSVRFVLTSIFATAIAAFFALRSGNAEDAFLPGILTSAAYGVGTLISILAKWPAVGFIVAAGDPDYVEHPTAWRKDRALVRVCSRLTWVLVVLFAVRVVIMLPLYFAEEVAWLGVAKIALGWPAYLAAIVIMGFMLATGHTPVTEPADAPADDKAARPGE; the protein is encoded by the coding sequence ATGTCTGAGCAGCCGCCCGAGTCCGGGCAGTCGGCCGAGCCAGGGCAGCCGGCAGTGTCAGGGCAGTCAACCGAGCCTGGGCAGTCAACCGAGCCTGGAGCGGGCCAGACACCTCAACCTGAGCATGAGGTCGAGGCCGTCGAGACGGTCGAGCAGGTGATCCGCACGCGGATCTCTGAGGTGCTCGGTGGGTGGTACGGCTCGCTGGAGACCGCCCTGCCCACGGTCGCCTTCGTCGTCCTGTGGCTGATCCGTGACGAGGTCCGACCGGCGCTGCTCGCCGCGGGTGGCGTCGCGATCATCCTGCTGGGCATCCGGCTCTATATCGGCGGCTCGGTCCGGTTCGTGCTGACCTCGATCTTCGCGACGGCGATCGCCGCCTTCTTCGCGTTGCGATCGGGCAACGCCGAGGACGCCTTCCTGCCCGGCATCCTGACGTCCGCTGCCTATGGCGTGGGGACGCTCATCTCCATCCTCGCCAAGTGGCCGGCCGTCGGCTTTATTGTCGCGGCCGGTGACCCGGACTATGTCGAGCACCCCACTGCCTGGCGCAAGGACCGTGCGCTGGTCAGGGTCTGCAGCCGGCTCACCTGGGTCCTCGTCGTGCTGTTCGCTGTGCGCGTGGTGATCATGCTGCCGCTCTATTTCGCCGAAGAGGTGGCCTGGTTGGGGGTGGCCAAGATCGCGCTCGGCTGGCCCGCCTATCTGGCGGCCATCGTGATCATGGGCTTCATGCTGGCCACCGGACACACTCCCGTCACCGAGCCGGCGGACGCGCCAGCCGACGACAAGGCGGCACGACCCGGGGAGTAG
- a CDS encoding alkaline phosphatase family protein yields the protein MVTLPSEFIDLSYAGSLATVLPAVAQSLGVSATLGAGLGIDPLFELPPAQRAVVVLIDGLGAEQLRRRSGHAPFLRSLDSPAPALTCGFPATTATSLSSLGTGLPPGAHGVVGWQALMPEHDRLLNHLSWDDGPDPETWQPHRTIFQVLEAAGVAVTRIGPGYFDGSGMTRAAQRGGAFAAARTLDARVDAAVTALAATPRSFVYLYWGDVDKIGHTFGPGSWQWGEEVERTDAALADLAARLPAGTSLTITADHGMVDAPESARRDLAWEDDLARGIRHLGGDPRVPQPHCEPGAAADVLAAWTELLGDTALVASREEAIDQGWFGAVEDRVSPRIGDLVVAMRGTATVLDSRAQRPEFLALQGHHGSLTRDEMAIPLLHLPAVT from the coding sequence GTGGTCACCCTGCCCTCCGAGTTCATCGATCTGTCGTATGCCGGGTCCCTGGCAACCGTCCTGCCTGCGGTCGCGCAGAGCCTGGGTGTGTCGGCCACGCTGGGGGCCGGGTTGGGCATCGATCCCCTCTTTGAGTTGCCCCCGGCACAGCGGGCTGTCGTGGTCCTCATCGACGGGCTGGGCGCCGAGCAGCTGCGCCGGCGCAGTGGGCACGCTCCCTTCCTGCGCTCTCTTGACAGTCCTGCACCGGCCCTGACGTGCGGGTTCCCCGCCACGACCGCGACGAGCCTGAGCAGTCTGGGCACCGGACTGCCGCCGGGGGCGCACGGGGTCGTGGGGTGGCAGGCGCTGATGCCCGAGCACGACCGGCTGCTGAACCACCTGTCCTGGGACGACGGCCCAGACCCGGAGACCTGGCAGCCGCACCGCACGATCTTCCAGGTGCTTGAGGCCGCCGGCGTGGCGGTGACCCGGATCGGGCCCGGCTACTTCGACGGCTCCGGGATGACCCGCGCCGCGCAGCGCGGGGGCGCCTTCGCCGCAGCCCGGACCCTCGACGCGCGGGTGGATGCTGCAGTCACCGCCCTCGCGGCGACCCCACGCTCGTTCGTCTATCTCTATTGGGGCGACGTCGACAAGATCGGGCACACCTTCGGCCCCGGCTCCTGGCAGTGGGGCGAGGAGGTGGAGCGCACCGACGCGGCGCTGGCCGACCTGGCCGCGCGACTGCCCGCAGGGACGTCGCTGACGATCACCGCGGACCACGGCATGGTCGACGCACCCGAGTCCGCACGCCGTGACCTGGCCTGGGAGGACGACCTGGCCCGCGGCATACGGCACCTGGGCGGTGACCCCCGGGTGCCGCAGCCCCACTGCGAGCCCGGTGCCGCGGCCGACGTGCTGGCGGCCTGGACCGAGCTGCTCGGTGACACCGCCCTCGTGGCCAGCCGTGAGGAGGCGATCGACCAGGGGTGGTTCGGGGCGGTCGAGGACCGGGTGTCCCCGCGCATCGGTGACCTTGTCGTGGCCATGCGCGGCACCGCCACCGTGCTCGACTCACGTGCCCAGCGACCGGAGTTCCTGGCCCTGCAGGGGCACCACGGCTCACTGACACGCGACGAGATGGCGATTCCGCTCCTGCACCTGCCCGCGGTTACGTAG
- a CDS encoding thymidine kinase, whose product MAELVFFTGTMDCGKSTLALQMDHNHAARGRAGLIFSKHDRAGQAMLSSRLGLAREGIEVTDDLDFWDLVTEQATNGRRVDYLICDEAQFYTPDQVEQLARLVDEMGLDIFAFGITADFRAQLFPGSRRLIELADRTEVLQVEALCWCGKTATHNARVVDGVMVVEGDQIVVGDVGDGEDEDEAAGSDGQVGTPVVEYEVLCRRHYMRRMTSHAALAASPTPEVLPFDLDLCPVPQR is encoded by the coding sequence GTGGCCGAGCTTGTCTTCTTCACCGGAACGATGGACTGTGGCAAGTCGACCCTCGCGCTGCAGATGGATCACAACCACGCAGCGCGCGGTCGAGCCGGTCTGATCTTCTCCAAACACGACCGGGCCGGGCAGGCGATGCTCTCCTCGCGCCTCGGACTGGCCCGGGAGGGCATCGAGGTGACCGACGACCTGGACTTCTGGGACCTGGTCACCGAGCAGGCCACGAACGGCCGGCGGGTGGACTACCTGATCTGTGACGAGGCCCAGTTCTACACCCCCGACCAGGTCGAGCAGCTGGCGCGCCTGGTGGACGAGATGGGGCTCGACATCTTCGCCTTCGGCATCACGGCCGACTTCCGCGCTCAGCTCTTCCCCGGCTCCCGGCGCCTGATCGAGCTCGCCGACCGCACCGAGGTGCTCCAGGTCGAGGCGTTGTGCTGGTGCGGCAAGACCGCCACGCACAACGCGCGCGTCGTGGACGGTGTCATGGTCGTCGAGGGCGATCAGATCGTCGTCGGCGACGTGGGTGACGGTGAGGACGAGGACGAGGCTGCCGGCTCCGACGGACAGGTGGGCACGCCCGTCGTGGAGTATGAGGTGCTCTGCCGCCGCCACTACATGCGTCGGATGACCTCCCACGCAGCCCTGGCCGCCTCGCCGACGCCCGAGGTGCTGCCCTTTGACCTCGACCTCTGTCCGGTGCCGCAACGATGA
- a CDS encoding DUF3710 domain-containing protein — MAIFGRKKKETVDAVEEETEQVVLEGEPGVDRDWDRAFDGPHDVSERPEATGLVNLGAVKVPAVPGMEMRLDLEKGTNRITGVTCTIGGSKLQVQAFAAPRSEGLWDEIREGLVEGIKAAGGSAQVDPDGVMGKELLARMPGRDANGRVAFAPNRFIGVDGPRWFVRAVINGPAASDAKQLAVVRTFLRRVVVDRGTEARPPREVLTLTPPQSVVEEAARRRKAAQEAAAEKKAAEAQAAAGGSDAPSSDGTGQTDR, encoded by the coding sequence GTGGCAATCTTCGGCCGGAAGAAGAAGGAGACCGTCGACGCGGTCGAGGAGGAGACCGAACAGGTCGTCCTGGAGGGGGAGCCGGGCGTCGACCGTGACTGGGACCGGGCTTTCGACGGTCCCCACGACGTCTCTGAGCGGCCCGAGGCGACCGGTCTGGTCAACCTCGGGGCCGTCAAGGTCCCGGCCGTGCCGGGCATGGAGATGCGCCTGGACCTGGAGAAGGGCACCAACCGCATCACCGGCGTGACCTGCACGATCGGTGGTTCCAAGCTGCAGGTGCAGGCCTTCGCCGCCCCGCGCAGCGAGGGCCTGTGGGACGAGATCCGCGAGGGCCTGGTCGAGGGGATCAAGGCCGCTGGCGGCTCCGCCCAGGTCGACCCCGACGGGGTCATGGGCAAGGAACTGCTGGCCCGTATGCCGGGGCGCGACGCCAACGGTCGCGTCGCCTTTGCGCCCAACCGGTTTATCGGTGTCGACGGGCCTCGCTGGTTCGTGCGCGCTGTGATCAATGGTCCGGCCGCCTCCGACGCCAAGCAGTTGGCCGTGGTGCGCACCTTCCTGCGCCGGGTGGTCGTCGACCGCGGCACCGAGGCGAGGCCGCCGCGTGAGGTTCTCACGTTGACGCCGCCCCAGTCCGTGGTGGAGGAGGCTGCCCGTCGGCGCAAGGCTGCCCAGGAGGCTGCTGCTGAGAAGAAGGCTGCCGAGGCCCAGGCCGCTGCTGGTGGCTCAGACGCCCCCTCGAGCGACGGGACGGGGCAGACCGACCGATGA
- a CDS encoding OB-fold nucleic acid binding domain-containing protein, whose product MSLRRALDELAVDESELAAEELAAECSRPGCTRIANLQVRSQASVTGTVHSIAVLPAGRAPELRIELFDGTGILDVVWLGRREIAGIRPGAYLTLTGRVTLVDGRPTIFNPGYQMLPSHV is encoded by the coding sequence ATGAGTTTGCGCAGGGCCCTCGATGAGCTGGCCGTGGACGAGTCCGAGCTGGCGGCCGAAGAACTCGCGGCCGAGTGCTCCCGCCCCGGCTGCACGCGCATCGCGAACCTGCAGGTCCGGAGCCAGGCCTCGGTCACCGGCACCGTGCACAGCATTGCGGTCCTGCCGGCCGGTCGTGCCCCAGAGCTGCGCATCGAGCTGTTCGACGGGACCGGGATCCTGGATGTGGTCTGGCTCGGCCGACGCGAGATCGCCGGCATCCGCCCCGGTGCCTACCTGACGCTCACCGGTCGGGTGACGCTGGTGGATGGCCGTCCCACGATCTTCAACCCCGGCTATCAGATGCTGCCCAGCCATGTCTGA
- a CDS encoding trimeric intracellular cation channel family protein → MVTQDYDLQLLLDILGVFVFALSGGLVAVRKGLDLVGVVVLAWVAGLGGGMIRDVLLGDTPPDGLTDWRLLAPAAVAGLAIFLWYRRLRSVIPLRAHVRAKLIGRSVRVLDAGGLALFAVSGSLKALQFDSSALAAVILGVITATGGGALRDVLAGQVPEVLRRELYAVPALIGATLVVVADSFGFLTPLLIWGAVALVFAIRLAAVALDLNAPTALRTTGERR, encoded by the coding sequence ATGGTGACCCAGGACTATGACCTGCAGCTGCTGCTCGACATCCTCGGGGTCTTTGTCTTCGCGCTCTCCGGCGGTTTGGTGGCGGTGCGCAAGGGACTCGACCTCGTGGGTGTTGTTGTGCTCGCCTGGGTGGCAGGTCTCGGCGGAGGCATGATCCGCGACGTCCTCCTCGGCGACACCCCTCCAGACGGACTCACCGACTGGCGGCTGCTGGCACCCGCGGCCGTGGCTGGCTTGGCGATCTTCCTCTGGTATCGCCGGCTGCGCTCCGTGATCCCGCTGCGCGCCCACGTCAGGGCCAAACTGATCGGCCGCTCCGTGCGCGTCCTGGATGCCGGCGGCCTCGCGCTGTTTGCGGTGAGCGGCTCGCTCAAGGCCCTGCAGTTCGACTCCAGCGCTCTGGCCGCCGTCATCCTGGGCGTGATCACCGCCACCGGCGGTGGCGCCCTGCGTGACGTGCTGGCCGGGCAGGTCCCGGAGGTGCTGCGCCGCGAGCTGTATGCCGTGCCTGCCCTGATCGGAGCAACACTGGTTGTCGTGGCGGACAGCTTCGGCTTCCTCACCCCGCTGCTCATCTGGGGCGCGGTCGCCCTCGTCTTCGCGATCCGTCTGGCCGCCGTGGCCCTGGACCTCAATGCCCCCACCGCACTGCGAACAACAGGAGAAAGACGATGA
- a CDS encoding MFS transporter, whose translation MIRRRDDGASGDTPGERDDWTLEVESPRQDPPAADRWDDPESRAEQERWRANHPLEDGASYGPIAGTSARPKPSKGAKVVQAGATVGHGLTKGAKAVAHGTNVVSNSAYRVTRKATHAGGAGETGLSRLIEVHGLHNAGDAVVAISLAGSLFFSVPTGEARGQVLLFLLLTLLPFSIIAPFVGPFLDRFRHGRRWAIGSMMAVRAVLCLVLAGSLENAAWWQFPAALGILVASKAYNVTRSAATPRLLPEGMTLVKANGRMSMAGVVGAAIAGPVAVGIAYFGSGWSLRFAFVIFALGTVLAILLPPAVDSTKGESEVSMSEVAGRTSRWVPPAVVNALRANVGLRMLSGFLTIFLAFLLRESPPEGWGGSFTLLIGLVAAAAGIGSAIGTVLGSLTRLMPPRALVRLALIIDVVAAVATAINFGMVTVLILTAVVGMCQQLGKLALDAVIQESVPEHSRTSVFGRSETLIQLAWVIGGGLAVVLPADATIGMGVIAVVLVAWLLVVLLPHRGRKADLPTTVEPRSD comes from the coding sequence ATGATCAGGCGCAGAGACGACGGGGCGTCTGGTGACACCCCGGGGGAGCGGGACGACTGGACCCTTGAGGTCGAGTCGCCCCGGCAGGACCCGCCTGCAGCCGACCGCTGGGACGACCCCGAGTCCCGGGCGGAGCAGGAGCGGTGGCGTGCGAACCACCCCCTTGAGGATGGCGCCAGCTATGGCCCGATCGCCGGCACCTCGGCCCGACCCAAGCCGTCCAAGGGCGCCAAGGTGGTCCAGGCCGGCGCCACCGTCGGGCACGGCCTGACCAAGGGGGCCAAGGCGGTGGCGCACGGCACCAACGTGGTCAGCAACTCGGCATACCGGGTGACGCGCAAAGCGACCCACGCGGGGGGTGCGGGGGAGACCGGCCTGTCCCGACTGATCGAGGTGCACGGCCTGCACAACGCCGGTGACGCGGTCGTGGCGATCTCGCTGGCCGGGTCGTTGTTCTTCTCGGTGCCGACCGGTGAGGCCCGCGGCCAGGTGCTGCTGTTCCTGCTGCTCACCCTGCTGCCGTTCAGCATCATCGCCCCGTTCGTCGGGCCGTTCCTGGACCGCTTCCGCCACGGTCGGCGGTGGGCGATCGGATCGATGATGGCCGTGCGCGCCGTCCTGTGTCTGGTCCTGGCTGGCTCCCTGGAGAATGCCGCGTGGTGGCAGTTCCCGGCGGCGCTGGGGATCCTGGTGGCATCCAAGGCCTACAACGTGACGCGCTCTGCGGCGACCCCACGCCTCCTGCCGGAGGGGATGACGCTGGTCAAGGCCAACGGGCGCATGTCGATGGCCGGCGTGGTGGGGGCGGCCATTGCGGGACCGGTGGCCGTCGGCATCGCCTATTTCGGATCGGGGTGGTCGCTGCGCTTCGCTTTCGTGATCTTTGCCCTCGGCACGGTGCTGGCGATCCTGCTGCCGCCCGCGGTGGACTCCACCAAGGGCGAGAGCGAGGTCTCGATGTCCGAGGTGGCCGGGCGCACGAGCCGCTGGGTGCCTCCGGCCGTGGTCAACGCCCTGCGCGCCAACGTGGGGCTGCGGATGCTGTCCGGCTTCCTGACGATCTTCCTGGCGTTCCTGCTGCGGGAGTCGCCACCGGAGGGCTGGGGTGGCAGTTTCACGCTGCTCATCGGGCTGGTGGCGGCAGCAGCCGGGATCGGCTCCGCGATCGGCACGGTGCTGGGGTCGCTGACCAGGCTGATGCCGCCCCGAGCCCTCGTGCGGCTGGCGCTGATCATCGACGTGGTCGCGGCCGTCGCCACCGCCATCAATTTCGGCATGGTGACGGTCCTCATCCTGACGGCCGTGGTCGGCATGTGTCAGCAGCTCGGCAAACTCGCGCTCGACGCCGTGATCCAGGAGTCGGTGCCCGAACACAGCCGGACCTCGGTCTTCGGCCGGTCCGAGACCCTCATCCAGCTGGCGTGGGTGATCGGCGGCGGGCTGGCCGTTGTGCTGCCCGCGGATGCCACGATCGGCATGGGCGTGATCGCCGTGGTCCTGGTGGCCTGGTTGCTGGTGGTGCTGTTGCCCCACCGCGGACGCAAAGCCGACCTGCCGACGACAGTCGAGCCCCGGTCAGACTGA
- the sepH gene encoding septation protein SepH, producing the protein MEQLRFTAVHEDGQHLVLSTADGTEVLLPVDARLRSALRSRSASADTPATPLSPRNVQAMIRAGQSPDEVAEITGWPAERVARFEGPILAEREHISGMAQAAHVRGRAPEGGVPSLGARVLDRLAERGVDTDNVGWDATRPEGGVWTVVVSFVAGQRQRAAAWRFDPQDRTVEALDDEARWLSEDEQALPGVSAAPSRGGRAPAKPLLSNRTSAGEVELMTSMRERSRSRGRRKKASTSSTDPAGLPQLEHAPDDVLPLEDLAYDPDTMGLPPAAHGESPAPDVAAEPAAEEESAEVAAEEEPAEVAPVEAKRGAAKGKARRGGAAADRDGGQTAYDVPLQFDNDDAALEEEGLEDDGLDDDGLDELEPERSPQDATLDDLFGPEDEDDAGDEGLDDAADNDADGGSDDADVSQIESVEDASDADEPDVNDPDVDEPDVDESGEDDLELELGEEPLAEDAAELGGDLDADEAETSLDTSPPVDTDSPDESDVAADDDEADVAADDVVVETHSAEPTGAADDEPRPGNDPTPTDEATPSTDAEAVTDDKPESTDATEQPTAKPKRRKDGRPGVPSWDDIMFGAKDRRS; encoded by the coding sequence ATGGAGCAGTTGCGGTTCACTGCCGTCCACGAGGACGGGCAGCACCTCGTCTTGTCGACCGCCGACGGCACGGAGGTGCTGCTGCCGGTCGATGCGCGGCTCCGCTCGGCGCTGCGCTCACGCAGTGCCTCTGCCGACACGCCAGCGACGCCGTTGAGCCCGCGCAACGTCCAGGCGATGATCCGGGCCGGTCAGAGCCCCGATGAGGTCGCCGAGATCACCGGGTGGCCGGCCGAGCGGGTGGCGCGGTTCGAGGGGCCGATCCTGGCCGAGCGCGAGCACATCTCCGGCATGGCCCAGGCCGCCCACGTGCGCGGCCGGGCCCCCGAGGGTGGCGTGCCCTCCCTGGGCGCACGGGTGCTCGACCGGTTGGCTGAGCGTGGTGTGGACACCGACAACGTCGGGTGGGACGCGACTCGTCCCGAGGGTGGTGTCTGGACGGTCGTGGTCAGCTTCGTCGCCGGCCAGCGGCAGCGCGCCGCGGCCTGGCGTTTCGACCCGCAGGACCGCACCGTCGAGGCCCTGGATGATGAGGCCCGCTGGCTCAGCGAGGACGAGCAGGCCCTGCCGGGCGTCTCCGCTGCCCCCTCGCGCGGCGGCCGCGCGCCCGCCAAGCCCCTGCTCAGCAATCGCACCTCCGCCGGTGAGGTCGAGTTGATGACCTCGATGCGGGAGCGCTCGCGCTCTCGTGGGCGGCGCAAGAAGGCCTCGACGAGCAGCACCGACCCTGCAGGCCTGCCGCAGTTGGAGCACGCACCCGACGACGTGCTGCCCCTGGAGGACCTCGCCTACGACCCCGACACGATGGGGCTGCCTCCCGCGGCCCATGGTGAGTCACCGGCCCCCGACGTTGCCGCCGAGCCGGCCGCGGAGGAGGAGTCCGCCGAGGTGGCTGCGGAGGAGGAGCCGGCCGAGGTGGCACCTGTCGAGGCCAAGCGTGGTGCGGCCAAGGGCAAGGCGCGCAGGGGTGGCGCAGCAGCCGACCGTGACGGCGGCCAGACCGCCTATGACGTGCCCCTCCAGTTCGACAACGACGACGCTGCGCTTGAGGAAGAAGGGCTCGAGGACGACGGGCTGGATGATGATGGGCTCGACGAACTTGAGCCGGAGCGCAGTCCTCAGGACGCCACGCTCGACGACCTCTTTGGCCCCGAGGATGAGGACGACGCAGGCGACGAGGGGCTGGACGACGCGGCGGACAACGACGCCGACGGGGGCAGCGACGACGCCGACGTGAGCCAGATCGAGTCAGTCGAGGATGCCTCGGACGCCGACGAACCAGACGTCAATGACCCGGATGTCGATGAACCGGATGTCGACGAGTCGGGTGAGGACGATCTGGAGTTGGAGCTCGGCGAGGAGCCTCTCGCAGAGGACGCCGCTGAGCTGGGCGGAGACCTGGACGCCGACGAGGCAGAAACCTCGCTCGACACGTCCCCACCCGTCGACACGGACTCCCCCGACGAGTCAGACGTTGCGGCAGACGACGACGAGGCAGACGTTGCGGCAGACGACGTCGTCGTCGAGACCCACTCCGCAGAACCCACCGGGGCCGCGGACGACGAGCCGCGGCCCGGCAACGACCCCACTCCCACGGACGAGGCGACGCCCTCAACCGACGCCGAGGCCGTGACCGACGACAAGCCGGAGTCCACGGACGCGACCGAGCAGCCGACGGCCAAGCCCAAACGGCGCAAGGACGGCCGTCCGGGCGTGCCGAGCTGGGACGACATCATGTTCGGCGCCAAGGACCGACGCAGCTGA
- a CDS encoding DUF5998 family protein has translation MPQPDIMTLPQSLREDIEHAGYLPALVSDVVATAVAGDDIVGHLVHQETTLDENAVRRHVTVLVLTPHRLVIGHADDHESGEPHGHFATATTETVPLSAVRGVMMTHVLPDPASYDGSPNGRALTLTLGWGTVSRVDLVPAVCADPSCEGDHGYEGTVASDDISLRITTEADGADALSNALGFAQQLSARLGR, from the coding sequence ATGCCCCAGCCAGACATCATGACCCTCCCACAGTCGCTGCGTGAGGACATCGAGCATGCAGGTTACCTGCCAGCCCTTGTTTCTGACGTCGTCGCCACGGCTGTTGCCGGAGATGACATCGTCGGGCACCTGGTCCACCAGGAGACGACGCTGGATGAGAATGCCGTCCGCCGGCACGTGACCGTCCTGGTCCTGACTCCGCACCGGCTGGTCATCGGGCACGCCGATGACCACGAGTCGGGGGAGCCGCACGGGCACTTCGCGACCGCCACGACAGAGACGGTCCCGCTCAGCGCGGTGCGCGGGGTGATGATGACCCACGTCCTGCCGGACCCGGCCTCCTATGACGGCAGCCCCAACGGGCGCGCCCTGACACTCACCCTGGGTTGGGGCACCGTCTCCCGCGTGGACCTGGTGCCCGCGGTCTGCGCCGACCCCTCCTGTGAGGGCGACCACGGCTATGAGGGCACCGTGGCCAGCGACGACATCTCCCTGCGCATCACGACCGAGGCCGACGGTGCGGATGCGCTGAGCAACGCCCTCGGCTTTGCCCAGCAGTTGTCGGCCCGCCTCGGTCGCTGA
- the dut gene encoding dUTP diphosphatase produces MTTQPIPVLLHRLDEALPVPGRAHPGDAGVDLFSRETVTLEPGQRALVPTGVAIALPDGYAAFTHPRSGLATRHGITIVNAPGTIDAGYRGEIMINLLNTDAADAFTVARGDRIAQLIVQPVSVAAFTEVTTLPGSARGDSGHGASGGFGTGTTQTSTTTIKTEKD; encoded by the coding sequence GTGACCACCCAACCGATTCCGGTGCTGCTGCACCGGCTCGACGAGGCCCTGCCGGTTCCCGGCAGGGCACACCCGGGTGACGCCGGGGTCGACCTGTTCTCGCGCGAGACCGTGACACTCGAGCCTGGCCAGCGCGCCCTGGTGCCCACGGGGGTGGCGATCGCCCTGCCCGACGGCTATGCGGCCTTCACTCACCCCCGCTCCGGCCTCGCGACTCGCCACGGCATCACCATCGTGAACGCGCCGGGCACCATCGACGCGGGTTATCGGGGCGAGATCATGATCAACCTGCTCAACACCGACGCCGCCGACGCCTTCACGGTGGCGCGCGGCGACCGGATCGCCCAGCTGATCGTGCAGCCGGTGTCGGTCGCGGCCTTCACCGAGGTGACCACGCTGCCCGGCAGCGCACGGGGGGACAGTGGGCACGGTGCCTCCGGGGGCTTTGGCACCGGCACCACCCAGACGAGCACCACCACCATCAAGACTGAGAAGGACTGA